A genomic region of Papaver somniferum cultivar HN1 chromosome 7, ASM357369v1, whole genome shotgun sequence contains the following coding sequences:
- the LOC113299205 gene encoding CMP-sialic acid transporter 1-like produces the protein MTQWYFVAALLTILTSSQGILTTLSQSHGKYNYDYATVPFLAEVFKLLVSSFFLWRECKSSTRPRMTTEWRSVCLFPIPSIIYLVHNNVQFATLTYVDTSTYQIMGNLKIVTTGILFRLFLRKKLSNLQWMAIVLLAVGTTTSQVKGCGEVSCDSLLSAPMQGYMLGILSACLSALAGVYTEFLMKKNSDSLYWQNVQLYTFGVIFNIGRLLLDDFRSGFENGPWWQRLFIGYNATTWMVVLNLGSTGLLVSWLMKYADNIVKVYSTSMAMLLTMILSVYLFNFKPTLQLFLGIIICMMSLQMYFSPPSTLVDIPATTVKAPLENLKEITVD, from the exons ATGACGCAGTGGTACTTCGTTGCTGCCCTTCTCACCATTCTCACAAGCTCTCAG GGAATCTTGACAACTCTTTCACAAAGTCATGGTAAATATAATTACGACTATGCTACCGTTCCTTTCCTTGCTGAAGTTTTTAAG CTACTGGTTTCAAGCTTTTTTCTTTGGAGAGAGTGTAAGAGCTCAACTCGGCCAAGAATGACTACAGAATGGAGAAGTGTGTGTTTGTTCCCCATCCCGTCAATCATCTACCTTGTTCACAACAATGTTCAATTCGCTACCCTTACATATGTGGATACGTCCACATATCAAATAATGGGTAATCTGAAGATTGTCACTACTGGGATACTATTCAG GCTGTTCTTAAGGAAAAAGCTGTCTAATCTGCAATGGATGGCAATTGTTCTTTTAGCTGTGGGAACAACTACTAGCCAG GTCAAAGGTTGTGGAGAGGTTTCATGTGATTCCCTTTTATCAGCACCAATGCAGGGTTACATGTTGGGGATTCTGTCAGCTTGTTTATCGGCATTAGCAGGTGTTTATACAGAATTTTTAATGAAGAAGAACAGTGATAGCCTGTACTGGCAAAATGTACAATTATATAC GTTTGGTGTTATTTTCAACATAGGACGTCTACTTCTTGATGATTTCAGAAGTGGGTTTGAGAATGGACCTTGGTGGCAACGCCTTTTTATTGGGTACAATGCTACGACTTGGATGGTGGTACTAAATTTAGGATCTACTGGTTTGCTGGTGTCATGGTTAATGAAGTACGCAGATAATATTGTGAAG GTGTATTCTACATCAATGGCAATGCTACTGACGATGATTTTGTCAGTATACCTTTTCAATTTCAAGCCGACACTGCAG CTTTTCTTGGGTATCATTATTTGCATGATGTCACTACAAATGTATTTTTCCCCTCCAAGCACACTTGTAGATATTCCTGCAACAACGGTAAAAGCACCCCTGGAAAACCTCAAGGAAATTACTGTTGACTGA